Proteins from a single region of Thermotoga maritima MSB8:
- a CDS encoding ABC transporter permease subunit, with protein MVQRRGNIFTHIFLIFIIAVILFPVVWVVTTSLRRDEAAFSSKLFTSRLTLQHYRDLVAPEKNLPFLVQDLQAMISKVKPYDTWSEEELKDAVESSIEKVKAYLSETETRLNDAVNSFEKVDAFLNDHSEEIKNRTIEEMRELLSSIQIPDLSDSVENRAALYLVLSKERYNSTAHKALKELLERFTGVDTGTRDGYEKAIESLKESYEKLADGYDGLIKETQRELNAVKEEMSSLRQQYSALQDNVMEANLVIEKDIIPELERIKISLSELNNLREQIRQTALRSPFPVNDEEFSRNVSEAVQMLNKFLNEMGSFAEYDSLKNSLVELKKELTKLSEGSEDLRNRLLFSDLVKIYEELHPRLIRILKETAETIASIKDRIAVLNVLNERLKDLEIQEKDLTAKISEYQQKISEVQQKLLEPQRTLNLIVFRYELEKTISSLERVKAFKKTDLLRYSSALKTLRNFMNSYWKKDELYSRISRAVKEMRWIEEYRDFASKFDVFPENLKAILEEMHTSLSDLERSYGDFISLSSQGVYVSSSVLSRMYDIVKMDFVNKVRANMSVASRRAGNLIDLVPFSEVKKDLRNIDRELFRIDQIWKQKTKHYFWLWVLNSVIVSLIVAFITTTVCAIAAYPFSRMRFFGRRYGIMALLLIQMFPGVIFMIAIYDLLNFMGKYIPFIGIDTLGGLIFAYLTNIAYNMYLIKGFYDTIPTSLEEAAIVDGATRFQSFYKIIIPLARPILTVVFLLVFIGTFNEYVVARIILQNVRHYTYALGLQAFATGPYETEWGLFTAAALLGMTPMVILFLSLQRYLVSGLTRGAVKE; from the coding sequence ATGGTGCAGAGAAGAGGGAATATCTTTACACACATCTTTCTCATTTTTATAATTGCGGTGATTTTGTTTCCCGTTGTCTGGGTAGTAACAACGTCTCTCAGAAGAGATGAAGCGGCCTTTTCATCAAAACTGTTCACATCACGACTGACTCTGCAACACTACAGGGATCTTGTGGCACCCGAAAAGAATCTTCCTTTTCTAGTGCAGGATCTCCAGGCAATGATTTCAAAGGTAAAACCTTACGATACCTGGTCTGAGGAAGAACTCAAAGACGCTGTAGAGAGTTCTATCGAAAAAGTGAAAGCCTATCTGTCAGAGACGGAGACTAGATTGAACGACGCTGTGAATTCCTTTGAAAAAGTTGATGCTTTTTTGAACGATCACTCCGAAGAGATAAAAAACAGAACGATCGAGGAAATGAGAGAACTTCTTTCATCCATCCAGATACCGGATCTGAGTGATTCGGTAGAAAACAGAGCGGCTCTTTATCTCGTTCTTTCAAAGGAAAGATACAATTCAACAGCTCACAAGGCGTTGAAAGAGTTACTGGAAAGGTTCACGGGTGTTGACACCGGTACAAGAGACGGATACGAAAAAGCGATAGAGAGTCTGAAAGAAAGCTACGAAAAATTGGCTGATGGATACGATGGACTCATTAAAGAAACTCAAAGAGAACTGAATGCTGTGAAGGAGGAGATGTCTTCTCTCAGACAACAGTATAGCGCTCTTCAGGATAATGTAATGGAAGCCAATCTCGTGATCGAAAAAGACATAATACCGGAGCTGGAAAGAATAAAGATCTCACTTTCAGAACTCAACAATCTCAGGGAACAAATAAGACAAACTGCGTTGCGCAGCCCGTTTCCTGTGAATGATGAAGAATTCTCACGAAACGTCTCAGAAGCTGTTCAGATGCTGAATAAATTCCTCAATGAAATGGGCTCTTTCGCTGAATACGATTCGTTGAAAAATTCACTTGTAGAATTGAAAAAGGAGCTTACAAAACTCTCCGAAGGAAGCGAAGACTTGAGAAACCGTCTCCTTTTCTCCGATCTTGTGAAAATTTACGAAGAGTTGCATCCAAGACTCATCAGAATTCTGAAAGAAACCGCCGAGACTATTGCCAGCATAAAAGACAGAATAGCGGTTCTGAACGTTCTCAATGAGCGTCTAAAAGATCTTGAAATCCAGGAAAAGGATCTAACTGCGAAAATTTCTGAGTATCAGCAGAAAATTTCTGAGGTTCAGCAGAAACTATTGGAGCCTCAGAGAACATTGAACCTGATCGTCTTCAGATACGAGCTTGAGAAAACAATTTCCTCACTTGAAAGAGTTAAAGCTTTCAAAAAAACTGATCTTCTCAGATACTCCTCCGCTTTGAAGACTCTTCGCAATTTTATGAATTCTTACTGGAAGAAAGACGAACTCTACAGCAGAATATCCAGAGCGGTAAAGGAGATGCGGTGGATAGAAGAGTACAGAGATTTTGCAAGCAAATTCGATGTTTTCCCAGAGAATCTGAAAGCAATACTGGAAGAAATGCACACCTCACTAAGCGACCTCGAAAGATCTTACGGTGATTTCATATCCCTTTCATCTCAGGGAGTGTACGTGTCTTCGAGTGTTCTGAGCAGAATGTACGACATTGTGAAGATGGATTTCGTCAACAAAGTCAGGGCGAACATGTCAGTTGCATCGAGGCGGGCCGGTAACCTGATTGACCTTGTACCGTTCTCCGAAGTTAAGAAAGACCTGAGAAATATAGACAGAGAGCTTTTCAGAATAGACCAGATCTGGAAACAGAAAACGAAACACTATTTCTGGCTGTGGGTTCTCAACTCCGTGATTGTATCCCTGATAGTGGCATTCATAACAACGACCGTGTGTGCTATAGCGGCTTATCCATTCAGCAGAATGAGGTTCTTTGGAAGGCGTTACGGAATCATGGCACTCCTTCTGATACAGATGTTCCCGGGTGTGATCTTCATGATTGCCATATACGACCTTCTGAACTTCATGGGAAAGTACATTCCATTCATAGGAATTGACACTCTCGGTGGATTGATCTTCGCATACCTCACCAACATCGCCTACAACATGTACTTGATAAAAGGTTTCTACGACACGATTCCCACCTCGCTTGAGGAGGCAGCCATCGTCGATGGAGCAACGCGCTTCCAGAGTTTCTACAAGATCATAATTCCACTTGCAAGACCAATTCTCACGGTGGTGTTCCTGCTGGTCTTCATTGGAACGTTCAACGAATACGTTGTTGCGAGGATAATCCTTCAAAATGTGAGGCACTACACGTACGCTCTTGGTCTTCAAGCGTTCGCCACAGGTCCATATGAAACGGAATGGGGACTTTTCACAGCGGCAGCCCTTCTTGGAATGACACCGATGGTGATTTTGTTCCTCTCACTCCAGAGGTATCTCGTGAGTGGTCTTACAAGGGGTGCAGTTAAAGAATGA
- a CDS encoding DUF4896 domain-containing protein yields the protein MKNIVKLFLWFLLAILNIALFWAGVFLFQNEYYELSIVLFSLLVLIDFFIINPRGYPYRYTIPALILLFVLVLYPIYFTFKVAFTNYGTGHFMSRQEAIERLLYDPNFSYVVDSTPVSYKVFVVYDGLSPTDDFLILFKTGDTIFLGERPKPVVARGQEVLLSQFNLVPITGETISLNGDTFRIVPWPADLSEINLVVRGEKTYKSFYSPDDEILRLNAPYFKSRIAQGYLVNAEYVLPDGKKLALRIAPDGEWRFMYVERLYRLAYKEIYDGVKMKITTTVVNNLTGREVVEREGAFYDVDENGNETFLVGFIDFVGWKNFLRIVKDPKVSGPFFRIFLWTFVWAVLSVVLSLAVGLPFALVLNNPRLKGRNLYRTLLIIPWAIPVFISALVWRNGLLNESYGVINKFLLPLFGLEPIKWFNDPFWARVGVLLVNVWLTFPYMMTISLGALQSIPPELYEVAAIDGAGRFRRFVHITFPLLMTIIAPLLVSSFAFSFNNFTIIYLITGGGPPIPNSTTPTGYTDILISYVYKLAFEGGQGQDFGFASAISILIFFLVGGISFVNFKLSGAFEEVSR from the coding sequence GTGAAAAACATCGTTAAATTGTTTCTCTGGTTTCTTCTTGCCATTCTGAACATCGCTCTTTTCTGGGCAGGTGTTTTTCTTTTCCAGAACGAGTATTACGAACTTTCGATAGTGCTTTTCTCTCTGTTAGTTCTAATAGATTTCTTCATCATCAACCCAAGGGGATATCCTTACAGATACACCATACCTGCTCTTATTCTGCTTTTTGTTCTTGTACTCTATCCGATATACTTCACCTTCAAAGTGGCATTCACCAATTATGGAACGGGCCACTTCATGTCGAGACAGGAAGCTATAGAGAGACTTCTCTATGACCCAAATTTTTCTTATGTGGTAGATTCGACTCCTGTTTCATATAAGGTGTTTGTGGTGTACGATGGTCTCTCTCCCACTGATGACTTCCTAATACTTTTCAAAACGGGAGATACCATTTTCCTTGGTGAAAGACCGAAACCAGTTGTTGCACGAGGTCAGGAGGTCCTCCTGAGTCAGTTCAATCTGGTTCCGATCACGGGTGAAACGATCTCACTGAACGGCGACACCTTCAGGATCGTTCCATGGCCTGCGGATCTCTCGGAGATCAATCTTGTAGTACGTGGTGAGAAGACCTACAAGAGCTTCTACTCACCCGATGACGAGATTCTGAGGTTGAATGCACCTTACTTCAAGAGCAGAATAGCTCAGGGTTATCTGGTGAACGCAGAATACGTGCTTCCCGATGGAAAAAAATTGGCCCTGAGAATTGCTCCGGATGGAGAATGGAGATTCATGTACGTGGAGAGACTCTACAGATTGGCTTACAAAGAGATATACGACGGTGTGAAAATGAAGATAACAACCACAGTGGTGAACAATCTCACGGGAAGAGAAGTGGTAGAACGTGAAGGTGCTTTCTATGATGTGGACGAAAATGGGAACGAGACGTTCCTTGTTGGATTCATAGATTTTGTGGGATGGAAAAACTTCCTGAGGATCGTTAAAGATCCAAAGGTTTCCGGTCCTTTCTTCAGAATATTTCTCTGGACTTTCGTGTGGGCTGTTCTCAGCGTGGTCCTTTCCCTCGCTGTGGGACTTCCGTTTGCGCTCGTTTTGAACAATCCAAGACTCAAGGGAAGAAACCTCTACAGGACGCTTCTGATCATTCCCTGGGCCATTCCAGTTTTCATTTCGGCTCTGGTCTGGCGCAATGGACTTCTGAACGAGTCTTACGGTGTGATCAACAAGTTCCTTTTACCTCTTTTTGGCCTTGAACCAATAAAATGGTTCAACGATCCCTTCTGGGCACGTGTGGGGGTCCTTCTCGTCAACGTCTGGCTCACGTTCCCGTACATGATGACGATCTCACTCGGTGCCCTTCAGAGCATTCCACCAGAGCTCTACGAGGTGGCGGCAATAGATGGTGCAGGAAGATTCAGGAGATTCGTACACATCACCTTCCCACTCCTTATGACCATCATTGCACCACTCCTCGTCAGCAGTTTCGCTTTCAGTTTCAACAACTTCACAATCATATATCTGATTACGGGTGGTGGGCCTCCAATTCCTAACTCGACCACTCCAACAGGATACACGGACATTTTGATCTCTTACGTCTACAAACTGGCGTTTGAAGGTGGTCAGGGACAGGATTTCGGTTTTGCCAGTGCCATTTCAATACTCATCTTCTTCCTAGTTGGAGGAATCAGCTTCGTAAACTTCAAGCTGTCCGGTGCATTCGAAGAGGTGAGCAGATAA
- the malE gene encoding maltose/maltodextrin ABC transporter substrate-binding protein MalE encodes MKKFLVIALLVVSLVVLAQPKLTIWCSEKQVDILQKLGEEFKAKYGVEVEVQYVNFQDIKSKFLTAAPEGQGADIIVGAHDWVGELAVNGLIEPIPNFSDLKNFYETALNAFSYGGKLYGIPYAMEAIALIYNKDYVPEPPKTMDELIEIAKQIDEEFGGEVRGFITSAAEFYYIAPFIFGYGGYVFKQTEKGLDVNDIGLANEGAIKGVKLLKRLVDEGILDPSDNYQIMDSMFREGQAAMIINGPWAIKAYKDAGIDYGVAPIPDLEPGVPARPFVGVQGFMVNAKSPNKLLAIEFLTSFIAKKETMYRIYLGDPRLPSRKDVLELVKDNPDVVGFTLSAANGIPMPNVPQMAAVWAAMNDALNLVVNGKATVEEALKNAVERIKAQIQ; translated from the coding sequence ATGAAAAAATTTCTGGTGATCGCTTTGCTTGTCGTTTCTCTAGTTGTCCTCGCCCAACCGAAACTCACCATCTGGTGCTCTGAGAAGCAGGTTGACATCCTTCAGAAACTCGGAGAGGAGTTCAAGGCGAAGTACGGCGTAGAGGTTGAAGTGCAGTACGTGAACTTCCAAGACATCAAGTCTAAGTTCCTAACAGCAGCTCCTGAGGGACAGGGTGCAGATATCATCGTTGGAGCACACGACTGGGTAGGCGAACTCGCAGTCAACGGTTTGATCGAACCCATTCCAAACTTCAGTGACCTGAAAAACTTCTATGAAACCGCTCTCAACGCGTTCTCTTACGGTGGAAAACTCTACGGTATTCCTTACGCCATGGAAGCGATCGCACTCATCTACAACAAGGACTATGTTCCTGAACCCCCAAAGACCATGGACGAGCTTATAGAAATAGCAAAACAGATCGATGAAGAATTTGGAGGAGAAGTGAGAGGTTTCATCACCTCAGCGGCCGAGTTTTACTACATTGCTCCTTTCATTTTCGGATACGGTGGATACGTATTCAAACAGACAGAAAAAGGACTGGACGTCAACGATATCGGACTGGCCAACGAAGGAGCCATCAAGGGTGTGAAACTCCTCAAAAGATTGGTTGATGAGGGAATACTGGATCCCAGTGACAATTATCAGATCATGGATTCCATGTTCAGGGAAGGCCAGGCGGCGATGATCATCAACGGACCGTGGGCCATTAAGGCGTACAAGGATGCAGGAATAGACTATGGTGTAGCCCCAATCCCCGATCTGGAACCTGGCGTTCCTGCAAGACCTTTCGTTGGGGTCCAGGGCTTCATGGTGAACGCAAAATCCCCAAACAAACTCCTTGCCATCGAATTCCTGACCAGTTTCATTGCAAAAAAGGAAACGATGTACAGAATCTACCTTGGAGATCCAAGACTTCCCTCCAGAAAGGACGTGCTCGAACTTGTGAAAGATAACCCAGACGTAGTTGGCTTCACACTGAGCGCAGCCAACGGTATTCCAATGCCCAACGTTCCACAGATGGCCGCTGTCTGGGCCGCTATGAACGATGCGCTCAATCTCGTTGTGAACGGAAAAGCAACGGTCGAAGAAGCGCTCAAAAACGCCGTTGAAAGAATCAAAGCTCAGATTCAGTAA
- a CDS encoding Na+/H+ antiporter subunit E, translating into MSVFLTSLILWLVITRFSYSELLAGIVVSLAVSLIFRKYHGIRFDAKLPLRIVRYAVMFLPIFIIEMVKANIDVALRVLNPRLPLKPGFVELKTNLKKDASRLFLANSITLTPGTLSVDVKDDRIFVHWIEVKSTEEKERYISGKFERLIKGVFE; encoded by the coding sequence GTGAGCGTTTTTCTGACGAGTTTGATATTGTGGCTCGTGATCACCAGGTTTTCCTACTCGGAACTACTCGCAGGAATCGTGGTTTCTCTAGCCGTGTCTTTGATTTTTCGAAAGTACCACGGTATCAGATTCGATGCGAAACTACCACTGAGGATCGTCCGGTACGCGGTGATGTTCCTTCCCATCTTTATCATAGAGATGGTGAAAGCCAACATCGATGTTGCATTGAGGGTCTTGAATCCACGCCTTCCGCTCAAACCGGGCTTCGTTGAATTAAAAACGAATCTGAAAAAAGATGCTTCCCGCCTCTTTCTTGCCAACAGCATAACCCTCACCCCTGGAACGCTCAGTGTAGATGTGAAAGACGACAGGATTTTCGTCCACTGGATCGAAGTGAAATCCACCGAAGAGAAAGAAAGATACATTTCCGGAAAATTCGAAAGACTCATCAAGGGGGTGTTCGAATGA
- a CDS encoding cation:proton antiporter, producing MSLLFFVLVGAGVLLSFIRVIIGPTSSDRVAALDTMNVMLTGLIVFLAYVFDRAIYLDIALVYALLSFLETIIVSRYLEGRK from the coding sequence ATGAGTTTGCTGTTCTTCGTTCTCGTTGGAGCCGGTGTTCTGCTTTCATTCATCAGGGTAATAATAGGTCCCACCTCCTCTGACAGAGTAGCGGCTCTCGATACGATGAACGTTATGCTGACAGGACTCATAGTCTTCCTCGCCTACGTCTTCGACAGAGCAATTTATCTGGATATCGCCCTTGTTTACGCCCTTCTTTCTTTTCTGGAGACGATCATCGTATCCCGCTATCTGGAGGGGAGAAAATGA
- the mnhG gene encoding monovalent cation/H(+) antiporter subunit G produces the protein MNEVIGEVLIAIGAFFYFLGGLGVFRMPDVYNRLQAGTKATTLGTFSTVLGIGIAKPEFLLKAIVIIAFIALTNPVGSSVLARASYLSGVKPCECTVIDEYKGGDEG, from the coding sequence ATGAACGAGGTTATCGGAGAGGTGCTGATAGCGATAGGAGCGTTTTTCTACTTTCTCGGAGGTCTCGGTGTTTTCAGAATGCCGGACGTTTACAACAGACTCCAGGCGGGTACCAAGGCCACGACTCTTGGAACCTTCTCAACCGTGTTGGGAATCGGCATCGCAAAACCGGAATTTCTTTTGAAAGCCATCGTTATCATCGCGTTCATCGCTCTTACAAATCCTGTTGGAAGTTCTGTGCTGGCTCGAGCTTCTTACCTTTCTGGTGTGAAACCGTGTGAGTGCACGGTCATCGACGAATACAAAGGTGGTGATGAAGGATGA
- a CDS encoding Na(+)/H(+) antiporter subunit B, translating to MNLLIWLTGGMMLIAAFFAVEARKILDSVIAFSSLSLLSVFLFIIMKAPDVAITEASVGAGLTTAVLLITLFKMGKDDER from the coding sequence ATGAATCTGCTGATATGGCTGACTGGAGGTATGATGCTGATCGCCGCTTTCTTTGCAGTTGAAGCGAGAAAAATTCTGGACAGCGTCATAGCCTTCTCATCGCTCAGTCTCCTTTCGGTGTTTCTTTTCATCATCATGAAAGCTCCCGATGTTGCCATAACGGAAGCATCGGTTGGCGCGGGTCTCACAACGGCTGTTCTTCTCATCACACTCTTCAAAATGGGAAAGGATGATGAAAGATGA
- a CDS encoding Na(+)/H(+) antiporter subunit B — MRRFFAILISAAFVYVMLSFITTLEPFGKIDLSRRVSVHYLAKDVNTVDSRKWIEGNLQVPSERRIYGESNLEDGSANVVTSIVVNYRSFDTLGEVTVLLAAAIGVGTILRGSRRMKYRREPNFILKVSTGILLPLILMFGVYIFVHGHLSPGGGFPGGTVIAAAILLLYLSNEEFTLNEGRAKLLEGSMGALYVLVGLIGLLTGGAFLYNFLSTGRVGDLFSAGVVPVVYIIIGLKVGSELSGVISEIHRKGE; from the coding sequence ATGAGAAGATTCTTCGCCATTCTTATATCGGCCGCGTTCGTCTACGTGATGCTTTCGTTCATCACCACTTTGGAACCATTTGGAAAGATCGATCTCTCCAGAAGAGTCTCCGTTCATTACCTGGCGAAGGATGTAAACACCGTTGATTCCAGAAAATGGATCGAGGGAAACTTGCAAGTACCTTCTGAAAGAAGAATATACGGCGAATCGAATTTAGAAGACGGAAGTGCCAACGTGGTGACATCAATTGTCGTCAACTACAGATCTTTCGACACTCTGGGAGAAGTGACTGTGCTTCTTGCCGCTGCCATCGGTGTGGGAACGATCCTTCGAGGAAGCAGGAGGATGAAATACAGAAGAGAGCCGAATTTCATTCTCAAGGTGAGCACAGGAATCCTTCTGCCTTTGATCCTGATGTTCGGTGTTTACATATTCGTTCACGGCCACCTCTCACCCGGTGGTGGATTTCCCGGAGGTACCGTCATAGCCGCAGCGATTCTGCTTTTATATCTCTCGAACGAAGAATTCACATTGAACGAAGGAAGAGCAAAGCTTCTCGAAGGATCGATGGGTGCTCTCTACGTTCTTGTGGGATTGATCGGTCTGCTCACCGGCGGTGCTTTCCTTTACAACTTTCTGTCTACGGGAAGAGTAGGAGATCTCTTCAGTGCCGGTGTGGTTCCCGTTGTTTACATCATCATCGGTCTCAAAGTCGGATCGGAACTCTCCGGAGTTATATCAGAGATACACCGGAAGGGAGAGTGA
- a CDS encoding sodium:proton antiporter: MIYVISILLAGIGIYGLLTQKNLFKHLVSLTIIDTAVNLFIIALGYREGDAPIYTDRVMNFSLNFVDPLPQALVLTAIVIGVGVLALGASLLVRIKEKHSSLDLEEMKGVKE, encoded by the coding sequence ATGATCTATGTGATATCCATTCTCCTCGCAGGAATAGGAATTTACGGCTTGCTCACGCAGAAAAATCTCTTCAAGCATCTCGTCTCACTCACAATCATCGATACGGCTGTTAACCTGTTCATAATAGCGCTTGGTTACAGAGAAGGAGACGCACCCATATACACAGACAGAGTCATGAACTTCTCGCTGAACTTCGTTGACCCTCTACCACAGGCTCTCGTTCTCACAGCGATCGTCATAGGTGTTGGTGTGCTGGCACTCGGAGCTTCTCTTCTCGTTCGGATCAAAGAAAAACACTCCTCACTTGATCTCGAAGAGATGAAGGGAGTGAAAGAATGA
- a CDS encoding complex I subunit 5 family protein, translating to MISLLVAVPLLAAFVSLFWKKASDVLFSLVALFNVIVVLSKWFPGVVEIHAMGNWKPPFGINLVLDDASFYAALIVNLIFLMVSFLPVETKKGYETSLMLLLGATNGFVLTGDLFNSFVFMEIITITAVTTAAKRENFYNAYKYLILGGIAGSFYLLATIFAYGATGSLNMAHIAMVGLSGSSLLAVTMLYTIGLGVEAKLFPLNGWVPGVYGGNEVSPIVLGTAVSFAALYMLGRLFGTVFHGSGLNTLYVLSLVTILTGEMAALRESRLLRTFAYSSVAQAGVVAAMISKGTENALNLAYFHLTNDVIAKFVIFLVAGFLVYSYRDLNGVFRKHKLLGISFSMATFSLVGFPMFAGFQSKIRMIMEAFSTKDFLFPAVLLIATAIEVGYVIRWNVRLWFEEETFEERSKVPLTIGFFSFALAILLVVVFLQPDVFLEGTQKMAKALLDTESYVNGVFSAVKGGM from the coding sequence ATGATCAGCCTGCTCGTGGCTGTGCCACTCCTCGCGGCTTTCGTTTCGCTTTTCTGGAAAAAGGCGTCAGATGTTCTGTTCTCGCTGGTGGCTCTGTTCAACGTGATCGTAGTTCTCAGCAAGTGGTTTCCGGGCGTCGTGGAGATTCATGCCATGGGAAACTGGAAACCGCCGTTTGGTATAAACCTCGTTCTGGACGATGCCAGTTTTTACGCTGCTTTGATCGTGAATCTCATCTTTTTAATGGTTTCGTTTCTTCCGGTGGAGACAAAGAAAGGATACGAAACCTCTCTCATGCTCCTTCTGGGGGCCACGAACGGATTCGTTCTGACGGGAGATCTCTTCAACTCGTTCGTCTTCATGGAAATAATCACGATAACGGCGGTCACGACAGCCGCGAAGAGAGAAAATTTCTACAACGCTTACAAATACCTGATACTCGGTGGCATTGCTGGATCGTTCTATCTTCTGGCAACAATCTTCGCCTACGGCGCAACGGGAAGTTTGAATATGGCGCACATCGCAATGGTTGGACTTTCTGGAAGCTCTCTACTTGCGGTGACCATGCTTTACACGATCGGTCTTGGAGTTGAGGCGAAACTGTTCCCGTTGAACGGATGGGTCCCCGGAGTTTATGGTGGAAACGAGGTCTCTCCGATCGTTCTCGGAACGGCCGTTTCGTTCGCTGCTCTTTATATGCTCGGAAGACTCTTTGGAACGGTATTCCATGGCAGTGGATTGAACACTCTGTACGTTCTCTCCCTCGTTACGATCCTGACCGGTGAAATGGCGGCTCTCAGAGAGTCCAGACTGTTGAGAACTTTCGCTTATTCGAGTGTTGCACAAGCCGGAGTTGTGGCTGCGATGATATCTAAGGGAACGGAAAATGCCTTGAATCTTGCGTATTTTCATCTCACGAACGATGTTATAGCGAAGTTCGTGATCTTTCTCGTGGCAGGTTTTCTGGTTTACAGTTACAGAGATCTGAATGGAGTTTTCAGAAAACACAAATTGCTTGGAATTTCTTTCAGCATGGCCACGTTTTCTCTGGTAGGGTTTCCAATGTTCGCAGGCTTTCAGAGCAAGATCAGGATGATCATGGAAGCTTTCTCAACGAAAGATTTCCTGTTTCCGGCTGTGCTTCTCATAGCTACAGCCATTGAGGTTGGATACGTGATCAGATGGAACGTGAGACTCTGGTTCGAAGAAGAAACCTTTGAGGAAAGATCGAAAGTACCTCTCACGATCGGGTTTTTCTCTTTTGCCCTCGCGATCCTTCTCGTTGTCGTCTTTCTGCAGCCCGATGTGTTTCTTGAAGGAACACAAAAGATGGCAAAAGCCCTTCTGGACACAGAAAGTTATGTGAACGGTGTCTTTTCTGCGGTGAAGGGAGGGATGTGA